The Herminiimonas arsenitoxidans genome window below encodes:
- a CDS encoding potassium transporter Kup — MSSPDKKSSLAALTLAAVGIVYGDIGTSPLYTMKEVFSKEHGLILTPENLLGVVSLIVWGLIIIVSLKYVTLVLRANNRGEGGIMALMALALSSVTKNSRWYFPLMVMGLFGATLFYGDSVITPAISVLSAVEGLSIATSTFDPYVVPLTVAVLVGLYSLQARGTAGIGKWFGPVMLVWFLTLAAMGIVNIIDAPQILHALNPWHAFLFLKGNGYLAFIALGAVVLAFTGAEALYADMGHFGAKPIRMAWFMIAFPALALNYLGQGALLLLHPDAVNNPFYQQLGAWSIYPLVVLSTMAAIIASQATISGTFSMTKQAIALGFLPRMKIEFTSASQIGQIYIPAVNWLQMTVVVMAVIGFGSSSDLAAAYGIAVTATMLVTTILTFFVIRYRWKYNLLLCLAATGFFLVIDVSLFSANMLKLFHGGWFPLLLGLVLFTLMLTWKRGRELVFENLQKHAIPLEDFLSSLFISPPTRVPGTAIFLRGESDGVPHAMLHNLSHNKVLHERVVFLTVRMMEVPYVPESDQVRIHLLGDDCYQMDVTYGFKNVPDIPAALELAKDQGLEFEMMETSFFIARQTVVANPVRGMALWREHIFVAMSRHARGAADYYQIPSNRVIELGTKVEI; from the coding sequence TTGTCTTCACCAGATAAAAAAAGCAGCCTGGCTGCATTGACTCTTGCCGCAGTCGGCATCGTATACGGTGACATCGGCACCAGTCCGCTATACACGATGAAAGAAGTGTTCTCCAAAGAACACGGCTTGATCCTCACACCAGAAAATCTGCTCGGCGTCGTTTCCCTGATCGTCTGGGGCTTGATCATCATCGTCTCGCTCAAATACGTCACGCTGGTGTTGCGCGCGAACAATCGCGGCGAAGGCGGCATCATGGCCTTGATGGCGCTGGCGCTGTCTTCTGTGACGAAAAACTCACGCTGGTATTTCCCGTTGATGGTGATGGGTTTGTTCGGCGCGACTTTATTCTATGGCGATAGTGTCATTACACCGGCGATTTCGGTGCTGTCTGCGGTTGAAGGTTTAAGCATAGCGACATCGACCTTTGATCCTTATGTCGTACCGTTGACGGTCGCTGTGTTGGTCGGTTTATATTCCTTGCAGGCCAGAGGTACCGCCGGTATCGGTAAATGGTTTGGCCCGGTGATGCTGGTCTGGTTCCTTACCTTGGCAGCGATGGGCATTGTGAACATTATCGATGCGCCGCAAATTCTGCATGCCTTGAATCCATGGCATGCCTTCCTCTTTTTAAAAGGCAATGGTTACCTTGCTTTTATTGCCTTGGGTGCGGTGGTCTTGGCATTCACCGGCGCAGAAGCGCTGTATGCCGATATGGGTCATTTTGGCGCCAAGCCGATACGGATGGCGTGGTTCATGATTGCCTTCCCGGCACTAGCACTGAATTATCTGGGGCAAGGTGCTTTGCTGTTGCTGCACCCTGATGCGGTCAACAATCCTTTCTATCAACAGCTCGGTGCGTGGAGTATTTATCCATTGGTCGTGCTTTCGACGATGGCGGCCATCATCGCTTCGCAGGCGACGATCTCCGGCACTTTCTCCATGACCAAGCAAGCGATTGCGCTGGGCTTCCTGCCGCGCATGAAGATCGAATTCACGTCGGCTAGTCAGATCGGCCAGATTTACATTCCGGCAGTGAACTGGTTGCAAATGACCGTGGTCGTGATGGCGGTGATTGGTTTTGGTTCTTCTTCCGATCTGGCTGCAGCTTACGGTATTGCGGTAACAGCGACGATGTTGGTGACGACGATCCTGACCTTCTTCGTGATTCGCTATCGCTGGAAGTACAACTTGTTGCTGTGTCTTGCCGCGACGGGTTTCTTCCTGGTGATCGATGTCAGCTTGTTCTCGGCGAATATGCTGAAACTGTTCCATGGCGGTTGGTTCCCACTGTTGCTTGGTTTGGTTCTGTTCACCTTGATGCTGACGTGGAAGCGTGGTCGTGAACTAGTGTTCGAGAATCTGCAAAAGCACGCGATTCCACTGGAAGACTTTCTCTCATCATTGTTCATTTCGCCGCCAACGCGCGTGCCCGGTACCGCGATTTTCCTGCGTGGTGAATCGGATGGCGTACCGCATGCGATGTTGCACAATCTGTCACATAACAAGGTGCTGCATGAGCGCGTCGTATTCCTGACGGTACGCATGATGGAAGTGCCGTACGTGCCGGAAAGCGATCAAGTCCGCATACATTTGTTGGGCGATGATTGCTATCAGATGGATGTGACTTACGGCTTCAAGAATGTGCCGGATATTCCTGCGGCCTTGGAGTTGGCGAAAGATCAGGGACTGGAATTTGAAATGATGGAAACATCATTCTTCATCGCACGCCAAACCGTAGTCGCCAATCCGGTGCGCGGTATGGCGCTGTGGCGTGAACATATCTTTGTAGCGATGTCGCGCCATGCGCGCGGTGCGGCGGATTATTATCAAATCCCATCGAATCGCGTGATTGAGCTGGGCACCAAAGTCGAGATTTAA
- a CDS encoding TonB-dependent receptor domain-containing protein: MAVQHPQDFARPFAVTSSRIESGLERHARRVWPIAAALLVASATASAQQATADQHLQEVVVSASGFEQAIKDAPASITVITREQLETNRVNSIAEALRGVEGVDVGDAPGKTGGLNISMRGMNSRYTLILIDGRRQNTAGTVTPNGFGETSTSFLPPPAAIERIEVIRGPMSTLYGSDAMGGVINIITRKVGKVWSGTVTAETTLQGKSEFGDSQAGSVYLSGPLVENLLGLQVRARKYHRDDSNIQWPGKTPGSLTLGNDPVKSDVENVGAKLSFTPNKDNDISLDIDSTRQKYDNSRGQLGTLDRPGAFRGYGPEQKFNRDQITLAHTLRMANSVLESSISHTKTETIGRTIPNAAPGGKVAGSPRTLESESTIFDTKLVTSLDTHMLSVGAQWWEAKMVDAIAPRGFDQKQIGVFAEDEWRIRKDLALTVGVRHDHHSTFGGSTTPRVYLVWNSTDQWTFKGGISKAYRTPSLEQLVDGLSGIGSQGTTPLYGNPSLSPERSTSSELGTYFDNNNGFRANATIFHTDFKNAISTINGYVPPGGGAPGNRPVNVDNAVIKGIELGSSIEFARVWRLAANYTYTDSEQKSGANIGRPLENTPKHAANMKLDWRTSEQLNLWAQAEYKSARYRSEDSGAFTNTKALLGDYKSYYLLNIGGTYKVNKAFAINMAVNNLLDKNFVDYRPVTTTGSNPTRPVASYANQYISTMEPRRLWISANYTF, encoded by the coding sequence ATGGCTGTACAGCATCCCCAGGACTTTGCACGTCCTTTTGCAGTAACTTCGTCCCGCATCGAAAGCGGACTTGAACGCCATGCTCGTCGTGTCTGGCCCATCGCCGCTGCACTGCTGGTCGCCTCGGCTACCGCTTCTGCGCAACAGGCAACAGCGGATCAACATTTGCAGGAAGTCGTGGTCAGCGCATCCGGTTTCGAACAAGCAATCAAGGATGCACCAGCCAGCATCACCGTGATCACGCGTGAACAACTTGAAACCAATCGCGTCAACAGCATCGCTGAAGCTCTGCGCGGTGTCGAAGGTGTCGACGTTGGCGATGCACCGGGCAAAACCGGCGGCCTCAACATCAGCATGCGCGGCATGAATAGCCGCTACACATTGATTCTGATCGATGGCCGTCGCCAAAATACCGCTGGGACCGTAACGCCGAACGGTTTCGGTGAAACCTCAACTTCATTCCTGCCGCCGCCAGCAGCAATCGAACGCATCGAAGTCATACGCGGCCCAATGTCTACTCTGTACGGCTCGGATGCGATGGGCGGTGTGATCAACATCATCACACGCAAAGTTGGCAAGGTTTGGAGTGGCACTGTTACTGCAGAAACAACCCTGCAAGGCAAATCAGAGTTCGGTGACTCACAAGCCGGTAGTGTTTACCTTAGTGGGCCACTCGTTGAAAACCTGCTCGGCCTGCAAGTACGTGCACGCAAATATCACCGCGACGATTCCAATATCCAATGGCCAGGCAAAACACCAGGCAGCCTGACGCTAGGCAATGACCCCGTTAAATCGGATGTCGAAAACGTAGGTGCAAAATTATCGTTCACACCGAACAAAGACAACGATATCTCTCTCGATATCGACAGCACGCGCCAAAAGTACGATAACAGTCGCGGCCAACTTGGCACCTTGGACAGACCCGGTGCATTTCGTGGTTATGGACCAGAACAAAAATTCAACCGCGATCAAATTACGCTGGCACACACTTTACGCATGGCCAACAGCGTACTGGAATCCAGTATCAGTCATACCAAGACGGAAACGATAGGCCGCACCATTCCAAACGCAGCACCTGGAGGCAAAGTTGCAGGTTCGCCGCGCACTCTGGAATCGGAAAGCACCATCTTTGATACCAAACTGGTGACCTCTTTAGACACCCATATGCTCAGCGTAGGCGCGCAATGGTGGGAAGCAAAAATGGTAGACGCGATTGCGCCACGTGGTTTCGATCAAAAACAAATAGGTGTTTTTGCCGAAGATGAATGGCGTATCCGTAAAGATCTCGCCTTGACGGTTGGTGTGCGCCATGACCATCACAGTACATTCGGCGGATCAACAACGCCGCGCGTTTACCTCGTCTGGAACAGCACGGATCAATGGACCTTCAAGGGTGGCATCAGCAAGGCTTATCGCACCCCTAGCCTGGAACAACTGGTTGATGGCTTGTCCGGCATCGGCAGTCAAGGTACGACGCCTCTGTACGGCAATCCATCTCTTTCGCCAGAGCGCAGCACCAGCAGCGAGTTGGGTACTTATTTCGACAATAACAATGGCTTCCGCGCGAATGCCACCATCTTTCATACCGACTTCAAAAATGCCATTAGCACCATTAACGGCTATGTTCCACCAGGCGGTGGAGCACCAGGAAATCGTCCTGTCAATGTCGACAATGCTGTCATCAAAGGCATTGAATTAGGTAGCAGCATCGAATTCGCGCGCGTATGGCGACTCGCTGCCAATTACACATACACAGACAGTGAACAAAAAAGCGGCGCCAATATCGGCAGACCTCTTGAGAACACGCCCAAGCATGCCGCCAATATGAAACTGGATTGGCGTACTTCAGAACAACTGAATCTGTGGGCGCAAGCAGAATACAAAAGCGCACGCTACCGTTCAGAAGATAGCGGTGCATTCACCAATACCAAAGCATTGCTGGGCGATTACAAAAGTTACTATTTGCTGAATATTGGCGGCACCTACAAAGTGAACAAAGCGTTCGCCATCAACATGGCTGTCAACAATTTATTGGACAAGAACTTTGTCGACTATCGCCCAGTTACAACCACAGGTAGCAATCCTACAAGACCTGTTGCTAGCTATGCCAATCAATACATCAGCACCATGGAACCACGTCGCTTGTGGATCTCCGCCAACTACACGTTCTAA
- a CDS encoding cytochrome b/b6 domain-containing protein has product MRTHDTSTIHPVWLRITHWVNALAVLLLVTSGWRIYNASPIFDFYIPSQLTLGGWLGGALQWHFFAMWLLLVNGISYLAINIFSGRLRHQFFPLSPRQFMRDLAAALKGKLAHADPRKYNTVQRAAYLFVMLDIVLIVLSGLVLWKSVQFPLLRELLGGYEAARRVHFFAMSALVGFVVVHLVMVALVPRTLLAMLRGR; this is encoded by the coding sequence ATGCGCACACATGACACCAGCACAATTCATCCAGTCTGGTTACGCATCACGCACTGGGTCAATGCATTGGCCGTGCTGTTACTGGTGACCAGCGGCTGGCGCATCTACAACGCTTCGCCCATTTTTGATTTTTATATTCCGTCGCAATTGACGCTGGGCGGCTGGCTGGGCGGCGCATTGCAGTGGCATTTTTTCGCGATGTGGCTGCTGCTGGTGAATGGCATTAGCTATCTGGCGATCAATATTTTTTCCGGACGTTTGAGGCATCAATTCTTTCCCTTGTCGCCACGCCAGTTCATGCGTGATTTGGCTGCTGCACTCAAAGGGAAGTTGGCACATGCCGATCCGCGCAAATACAACACGGTGCAGCGTGCAGCGTATCTATTCGTCATGCTCGACATAGTCTTGATTGTCTTGTCCGGATTGGTGCTGTGGAAGTCGGTGCAATTTCCCTTGTTGCGTGAATTACTGGGTGGTTACGAAGCGGCGCGTCGAGTTCACTTTTTCGCCATGTCTGCGCTGGTCGGTTTTGTCGTGGTGCACCTGGTGATGGTGGCCTTAGTGCCTCGTACATTGCTCGCCATGTTGCGCGGTCGCTGA
- a CDS encoding molybdopterin-dependent oxidoreductase, with amino-acid sequence MIKKKIIVMPGDGDAMLSDAIRKVSQPSRRAFLQRTLTLGGLSLLTGCSISDESSIETALGKVSQFNDKVQGLLFNPNRLAPTYPDSMITRPFPFNAFYGEEEVKTVDGNAWRLELSGLIADRKPWTLAQLRTLPQTDQVTRHICVEGWSAIGKWGGVPFSHFLRRVGADLKAKYVGFKCADDYFTSIDMATALHPQTLMALTYDGEELPPRYGFPMKLRMPTKLGYKNPKHIQAIFVTNTYPGGYWEDQGYNWFGGS; translated from the coding sequence ATGATCAAGAAAAAAATCATTGTGATGCCCGGTGATGGTGATGCGATGTTGAGTGACGCCATACGTAAAGTCAGTCAGCCATCGCGCCGTGCTTTTTTGCAGCGGACATTGACCTTGGGCGGCTTGTCTTTATTGACAGGTTGTTCCATCAGCGATGAAAGCAGTATCGAAACTGCCTTGGGCAAGGTGTCGCAGTTCAATGACAAGGTGCAAGGCCTCTTGTTCAATCCCAATCGCTTGGCGCCTACTTATCCTGATTCGATGATTACACGGCCATTTCCATTCAATGCCTTCTATGGCGAAGAGGAAGTGAAGACCGTCGATGGTAATGCGTGGCGGCTTGAGTTGAGCGGCTTGATTGCGGATCGCAAGCCGTGGACGCTGGCGCAATTGCGAACCTTGCCGCAAACAGATCAGGTTACGCGCCACATCTGTGTTGAAGGATGGAGCGCTATCGGCAAATGGGGCGGTGTTCCTTTTTCACATTTCTTGCGGCGTGTTGGCGCCGATCTCAAAGCCAAGTATGTCGGCTTCAAGTGCGCGGATGATTATTTCACCAGCATCGATATGGCGACAGCCTTGCATCCGCAGACCTTGATGGCGCTGACTTATGACGGTGAGGAGCTGCCGCCGCGCTATGGCTTCCCGATGAAGCTGCGTATGCCAACCAAATTGGGCTACAAGAATCCGAAACACATACAAGCAATTTTTGTCACGAATACGTATCCCGGAGGCTATTGGGAAGATCAGGGATACAACTGGTTCGGCGGTAGCTGA
- the rarD gene encoding EamA family transporter RarD, with product MNTGMLYALSAYMAWGLFPIYFKSLHDIAPLEILLHRMVWALGFLLIVLAVRKQWAWISGVFRQPKVLAGFTASALLLSTNWFVYIWAVNHDRIVDASLGYFMTPLVNVLLGFLVLGERLRRLQWAAVAIAAIGVAWLTWENGHLPWISLTLGLTFGTYGLLRKTATLGALEGLSLETLLLFPLAALALTMMTWGGNSSFVHASSASQWLLVAAGPITAIPLLLFAAGARRIPLATLGLLQYITPTIQLLIGVWLYHEPFSGARLIGFATIWIALGLYSLDGVWQTYKRQTSVTTD from the coding sequence ATGAATACCGGCATGTTGTATGCACTCTCTGCCTATATGGCATGGGGATTATTTCCGATTTATTTCAAATCGCTGCACGATATTGCGCCGCTGGAAATCCTGCTGCATCGCATGGTGTGGGCGCTAGGATTCCTGCTGATCGTGCTTGCTGTGCGCAAGCAATGGGCCTGGATCAGCGGTGTATTTCGCCAACCGAAAGTACTGGCTGGCTTCACTGCTAGCGCACTGCTGCTGTCAACTAACTGGTTTGTGTATATCTGGGCAGTCAATCACGATCGTATCGTCGATGCCAGCCTCGGTTATTTCATGACGCCTTTGGTAAATGTGTTGCTGGGTTTTCTGGTGTTGGGCGAACGCTTGCGTCGTCTGCAATGGGCAGCTGTCGCGATCGCAGCAATCGGTGTGGCATGGTTGACGTGGGAAAACGGGCATTTGCCGTGGATCAGTCTGACATTGGGCCTCACGTTCGGCACCTACGGCTTGTTGCGCAAGACCGCGACATTAGGTGCATTGGAAGGCTTGTCGCTGGAAACGCTACTGCTGTTCCCGCTCGCTGCACTCGCACTAACGATGATGACATGGGGCGGCAATAGCAGCTTCGTGCACGCGTCGTCTGCATCGCAATGGCTGCTGGTCGCGGCAGGGCCAATCACGGCAATTCCGCTATTACTCTTCGCTGCAGGCGCGCGTCGTATACCGCTAGCCACGCTCGGACTGCTGCAATACATTACGCCCACCATACAATTGCTGATCGGCGTTTGGCTGTATCACGAGCCGTTCAGTGGCGCACGTTTGATCGGCTTTGCGACCATCTGGATTGCGCTGGGCTTGTATTCATTGGATGGCGTCTGGCAAACATATAAACGCCAAACATCCGTGACCACAGATTAA
- a CDS encoding pentapeptide MXKDX repeat protein, with protein sequence MKTITTAVLSACLLMSGAVFAQDAMQKDSMAKDSMSKDAMKKDHMAKDGMKKDAMKKDHMAKDGMKKDSMGKDAMSKDEMKK encoded by the coding sequence ATGAAAACAATCACTACTGCAGTTCTGTCCGCTTGCCTGTTGATGTCCGGTGCTGTCTTCGCTCAAGATGCAATGCAGAAAGACAGTATGGCAAAAGACAGCATGTCCAAGGATGCAATGAAGAAGGATCACATGGCGAAAGACGGCATGAAAAAAGATGCCATGAAAAAAGATCACATGGCAAAAGATGGGATGAAAAAAGACAGCATGGGCAAGGACGCTATGTCCAAAGACGAAATGAAGAAGTAA
- a CDS encoding DUF1223 domain-containing protein — MKQIALIAAASVLCSALPSYAGNACEVKSGAATAALVELYSSEGCSSCPPADRQLSQLRQTLDAQASVVPLALHVSYWDQIGWKDVFAQKIFDARQSNLLAGRKNHVVYTPQFFVNGSELRSWRDGLPDAIRQINAKPATVSITLKTNAAANNTVMVDVDANALDAKTSGVLYVAISESALVSHVLRGENGGATLKHDDVVRVWLGPTALVQGKLHLKQEISIPAAWNRQNLQAVAFVQNQANGNVLQAVSTAQCNGTRGL, encoded by the coding sequence ATGAAACAAATCGCATTGATAGCCGCAGCTTCCGTACTTTGTTCGGCATTGCCATCGTATGCCGGCAATGCTTGTGAAGTCAAAAGCGGCGCTGCCACTGCAGCACTGGTAGAGCTGTATTCCAGCGAAGGCTGTTCCAGTTGCCCGCCGGCTGATCGCCAATTAAGCCAGTTACGTCAAACACTGGATGCACAAGCATCCGTTGTGCCATTGGCCTTACATGTCAGCTATTGGGATCAGATAGGCTGGAAAGATGTGTTTGCACAAAAGATCTTTGATGCACGTCAAAGCAACTTGTTGGCCGGCCGTAAAAATCATGTGGTGTACACGCCGCAATTTTTTGTCAATGGCTCGGAGCTGCGTTCCTGGCGTGATGGTTTGCCGGATGCAATACGACAAATCAATGCAAAACCTGCGACCGTTTCCATCACTTTGAAAACCAATGCGGCTGCAAACAATACCGTGATGGTAGATGTAGACGCGAACGCACTTGATGCCAAGACGAGCGGCGTACTTTACGTCGCCATTAGCGAGAGCGCATTGGTATCCCACGTATTGCGTGGTGAAAATGGCGGTGCAACGCTCAAGCACGACGATGTTGTGCGAGTGTGGCTGGGCCCAACTGCATTAGTGCAAGGCAAGCTTCATCTAAAGCAAGAGATCAGTATTCCTGCAGCCTGGAATCGTCAGAATTTGCAAGCGGTTGCCTTCGTGCAGAATCAGGCTAATGGCAATGTATTGCAGGCCGTGAGCACTGCTCAGTGCAATGGAACGAGGGGATTGTGA
- a CDS encoding heavy-metal-associated domain-containing protein, protein MYELEVEKMSCGHCINAVTKSVQAVDADAKVEINLAQRKVRVQTDAELAEISAAIVNAGYPVVSSAAV, encoded by the coding sequence ATGTATGAGTTGGAAGTCGAAAAGATGAGTTGCGGTCATTGCATCAATGCAGTGACAAAGTCGGTGCAGGCTGTGGATGCAGACGCCAAAGTGGAAATCAATCTTGCGCAACGCAAGGTGCGTGTGCAGACCGATGCGGAACTGGCAGAAATTTCTGCAGCGATTGTGAATGCTGGTTATCCGGTAGTGAGTAGCGCTGCTGTTTAA
- the ettA gene encoding energy-dependent translational throttle protein EttA encodes MANYVYTMNRVGKIVPPKRQILKDISLSFFPGAKIGVLGTNGSGKSTLLKIMAGLDTDIQGEARPMPGLNIGYLPQEPQLDPEKTVREEVESGLGEVFEAKALLEAVYAAYAEEDADFDALAAEQGRLEAIISTAAGDNPEQQLEMAADALRLPPWDAKIAVLSGGEKRRVALCKLLLSKPDMLLLDEPTNHLDAESVEWLEQFLLRFPGTVVGITHDRYFLDNAAEWILELDRGSGIPWKGNYSSWLDQKQARLKQEESTESARQKALQKELEWSRQNPKARQAKSKARLARFNEMSEHEYQKRNETQEIFIPVAERLGNEVIEFKNVSKAFGDRLLIDNLSFTVPPGAIVGIIGPNGAGKSTLFKMIAGLDKPDSGEVVIGQTAKVSLVDQSRDDLGNSKTVFEDVSGGADILSVGRFEMPSRAYLGRFNFKGGDQQKIVGNLSGGERGRLHLAKTLLKGGNVLLLDEPSNDLDVETLRALEDALLEFAGSVLVISHDRWFLDRIATHILAFEGNSQVSFFDGNYQEYEADKRKRLGEEGAKPKRIRYKPLTT; translated from the coding sequence ATGGCAAATTACGTCTACACCATGAACCGCGTGGGGAAAATCGTTCCCCCTAAACGTCAGATCCTGAAGGACATCTCATTGTCCTTCTTCCCGGGCGCAAAAATCGGCGTACTGGGTACGAATGGCTCCGGCAAATCAACCTTGCTGAAAATCATGGCCGGCCTCGATACCGACATCCAGGGCGAAGCGCGCCCTATGCCAGGCCTGAACATCGGCTACCTGCCGCAAGAACCGCAGCTCGATCCGGAAAAAACCGTGCGCGAGGAAGTCGAATCCGGCCTCGGCGAAGTATTCGAAGCAAAAGCACTACTCGAAGCAGTCTATGCTGCCTATGCCGAAGAAGATGCCGACTTCGATGCGCTCGCCGCAGAACAAGGCCGACTGGAAGCGATCATCTCGACTGCCGCCGGTGACAATCCTGAACAACAACTGGAAATGGCTGCCGATGCACTGCGCCTGCCACCTTGGGATGCGAAAATCGCCGTACTATCCGGCGGTGAAAAACGCCGCGTCGCGTTGTGCAAATTGTTATTGTCCAAGCCAGACATGCTGCTGCTCGATGAACCAACCAACCATCTGGATGCGGAATCGGTCGAATGGCTGGAGCAGTTCCTGCTGCGCTTCCCAGGTACCGTGGTCGGCATCACCCATGATCGCTACTTCCTCGACAATGCGGCCGAATGGATACTTGAACTCGATCGCGGCAGCGGCATTCCGTGGAAAGGCAACTATTCGTCATGGCTGGATCAAAAACAGGCACGTCTGAAGCAGGAAGAATCGACCGAATCTGCGCGTCAAAAAGCACTGCAGAAAGAACTGGAATGGTCACGTCAAAATCCCAAGGCGCGTCAGGCCAAATCGAAAGCGCGCTTAGCACGCTTTAACGAAATGTCTGAACACGAATATCAGAAACGCAACGAGACGCAAGAGATCTTCATCCCCGTCGCCGAGCGCCTCGGCAATGAAGTCATCGAATTCAAGAATGTATCGAAAGCATTCGGCGATCGCCTGTTGATCGACAATCTGTCATTCACCGTGCCACCGGGCGCGATCGTCGGCATCATCGGTCCCAACGGTGCCGGTAAATCGACCTTGTTCAAAATGATCGCGGGCCTCGACAAGCCAGACAGCGGCGAAGTCGTCATTGGACAAACTGCAAAAGTCTCGCTGGTAGATCAGTCGCGCGACGATCTGGGCAACAGCAAAACCGTATTCGAAGATGTCTCCGGCGGCGCTGATATTCTGAGCGTGGGTCGCTTCGAAATGCCGTCACGTGCCTATCTGGGTCGCTTCAACTTCAAGGGCGGCGACCAGCAAAAGATCGTTGGCAATCTGTCCGGCGGTGAACGCGGTCGTCTGCATCTGGCGAAAACACTACTCAAGGGCGGCAACGTTCTGTTGCTCGATGAACCATCCAACGATCTCGACGTAGAAACCTTGCGCGCACTGGAAGATGCGCTGCTGGAATTCGCAGGCTCGGTGTTGGTGATCTCGCATGATCGCTGGTTCCTTGATCGTATCGCGACACACATCCTCGCCTTCGAAGGCAATTCGCAAGTATCGTTCTTCGATGGTAACTATCAGGAATATGAAGCGGACAAACGCAAGCGTCTGGGTGAAGAAGGTGCCAAGCCTAAGCGGATTCGTTACAAACCTTTAACGACCTGA
- a CDS encoding GGDEF domain-containing protein, with translation MGSLLEHLVEITGHRDHDLLDISVMTALLNMVGVTEARVMELFQSRGELFVRPRVWISGGKVQTVDEESSSDHAGEPIVSFPALVTCIAQRKNRLEEAREDGRHILWIPIWQNDKVSTCLEIAHTQPFTAQMLQVMEGILSVYRNYQSLLDYSERDSLTGLLNRKTFDEKFARMLNSKQAEPASHDVEDRRHHADVKSQWLAVIDIDHFKRVNDTFGHLYGDEVLILVANILRTSFRAQDRVFRFGGEEFVVLLRSATLADAQMVFERFRSNIEQNPFPQVGQITVSIGFASISQETPVVILGHADQALYYAKDHGRNQVCYYDELLALGLLHVGKKTESVEFFFDEPTAG, from the coding sequence ATGGGATCTCTACTGGAACACTTGGTAGAGATTACCGGCCATCGCGACCACGACTTGCTGGACATCTCGGTGATGACAGCACTGCTGAATATGGTCGGCGTCACAGAAGCGCGCGTCATGGAATTATTTCAGTCGCGTGGCGAACTCTTCGTTCGCCCACGTGTTTGGATCTCAGGCGGCAAAGTACAAACCGTCGATGAAGAATCATCCTCCGACCATGCAGGCGAACCGATAGTCTCCTTCCCTGCGCTGGTAACTTGCATTGCGCAACGTAAAAATCGTCTGGAAGAAGCCAGGGAAGATGGCCGTCACATCTTGTGGATTCCGATCTGGCAAAACGACAAGGTATCGACCTGCCTCGAAATTGCACACACACAGCCATTCACTGCACAGATGTTGCAAGTGATGGAAGGCATCTTGAGTGTGTATCGCAATTATCAAAGCCTGCTGGATTACAGCGAACGCGATTCATTGACCGGCTTGCTCAACCGCAAAACCTTCGATGAAAAATTTGCGCGCATGCTCAACAGCAAGCAAGCGGAGCCAGCTTCACACGATGTAGAAGACCGCCGTCATCATGCGGACGTCAAATCGCAATGGCTGGCCGTCATCGATATCGACCATTTCAAACGCGTAAACGATACCTTCGGCCATCTCTATGGCGATGAGGTATTGATTCTGGTCGCCAACATACTGCGTACCTCGTTTCGTGCACAAGACCGTGTCTTTCGTTTTGGCGGTGAGGAATTCGTTGTATTACTGCGCTCAGCGACGCTGGCTGATGCACAAATGGTGTTTGAACGCTTTCGCTCCAACATTGAGCAAAATCCATTTCCGCAAGTCGGGCAGATTACCGTCAGCATCGGCTTCGCTAGCATCTCGCAAGAAACACCGGTCGTCATACTTGGTCATGCCGACCAGGCGCTGTATTACGCCAAGGACCACGGTCGCAATCAAGTCTGCTACTACGATGAGTTGCTCGCGCTAGGTTTGCTCCATGTCGGCAAAAAGACAGAATCTGTTGAGTTCTTCTTTGACGAACCAACAGCAGGCTAA